The Mercurialis annua linkage group LG2, ddMerAnnu1.2, whole genome shotgun sequence genome contains a region encoding:
- the LOC126669502 gene encoding protein MAINTENANCE OF MERISTEMS-like gives MGKTFLAPELGGSGARHVTTRKVSASARRKKQAHTSPDEVRISVEDLRESDDFVSSEDEPEDEPEDEPSEKIYISKRKKGAGGRFVGDSSSGSNRRPEEVDVWTVTGPVPGGPEDDTVIPSFLGHVASRLWDGADRGVLKCQTRHGALKKLRQWYETASEEVKVLIDGTEISHLPFIMFDHLDIPLLSAFVERWQPDTNSFHMPFGEMTITLHDVWHILRIPVAGAMVSGQPNKAQLMAYCVQILGISPEDLVSKTSKHFAQGGVLIESIISLCRRDRTAEVEAIAWIWLTLGCTLFTDKSGHRIRPATIWEVREGVTDTSTVSWGSATLAYLYRQLGISSRGDCSGLTGCLTLLQTWIYEYFPCFRPQRERLLIESHLPRASSWSAIASDCSATRLRSLRARLDTLTAEEITWLPFGGEPAATVEHTAYYGWIAYRDIVEPYMPSRVLRQLGYVQTVPVPICRPIGAVRSWKSLKYSVDMSVTIAVDMWNAFPVMYKLPLMGFEEAHVIAGGCHPAYLDWFERHSHPRVLPGRDVPRRHPPRSNNDYWMTLVTTRYEHFIQKVSTITGQHRQHCDFDGIPELETETEEASTDLERIMAAWRIAD, from the exons ATGGGGAAGACGTTTTTGGCCCCAGAATTAGGGGGATCGGGAGCCCGTCACGTTACGACGCGTAAAGTTTCTGCCTCGGCTCGACGGAAGAAACAAGCGCATACTTCTCCCGATGAGGTCCGCATTTCTGTTGAGGATCTTAGAGAGTCTGATGATTTTGTGAGCTCAGAGGACGAGCCAGAGGACGAGCCAGAGGACGAGCCAagtgaaaaaatttacatttctaaACGGAAAAAGGGTGCAGGTGGTCGGTTCGTTGGCGACTCGTCATcag GGTCGAACAGACGACCTGAAGAGGTTGACGTGTGGACCGTTACTGGTCCAGTACCTGGTGGACCCGAGGATGACACTGTTATTCCTAGTTTTCTCGGGCATGTCGCTTCTCGGCTATGGGATGGGGCGGACAGAGGCGTGCTGAAGTGTCAGACTAGACATGGAGCTCTGAAGAAGCTGAGACAGTGGTATGAGACGGCCTCAGAGGAGGTTAAGGTGCTGATAGACGGGACTGAGATATCACATCTCCCGTTTATCATGTTTGATCATCTGGATATCCCGCTCCTTTCTGCATTTGTGGAGCGATGGCAGCCAGATACAAACTCTTTTCACATGCCATTCGGGGAGATGACCATCACATTACATGACGTGTGGCATATTCTTCGGATTCCAGTTGCTGGGGCTATGGTTTCAG GTCAGCCGAACAAGGCTCAGCTGATGGCTTACTGCGTACAGATTTTAGGTATTTCACCAGAGGATCTTGTGAGTAAGACGAGCAAGCATTTTGCCCAGGGAGGTGTGCTGATTGAGTCGATCATCAGCTTATGTAGGCGTGACCGTACTGCAGAGGTGGAGGCAATAGCCTGGATCTGGTTGACGTTAGGTTGCACTCTATTCACTGACAAGAGTGGCCATCGGATTAGACCTGCAACCATATGGGAGGTGCGGGAAGGAGTCACAGATACGAGTACAGTTTCCTGGGGATCAGCTACACTAGCTTATCTCTATCGGCAGCTTGGAATCTCATCGAGAGGAGACTGCTCCGGTTTGACTGGCTGTCTGACACTGCTGCAGACATGGATTTATGAGTACTTTCCATGCTTCCGGCCCCAGCGAGAGCGGTTGTTGATCGAGTCTCATCTTCCTCGAGCTTCTAGCTGGAGTGCTATTGCGTCTGATTGCTCAGCCACCCGACTTCGGTCCTTGCGAGCTCGTTTGGACACGCTGACTGCTGAGGAG ATCACATGGCTCCCTTTTGGCGGCGAGCCTGCTGCCACCGTAGAGCACACTGCATATTATGGCTGGATAGCGTACCGGGACATTGTCGAGCCGTACATGCCGTCTAGGGTGCTGCGACAGCTGGGTTATGTGCAGACTGTACCTGTGCCAATTTGTCGGCCAATAGGGGCTGTTAGGTCCTGGAAGTCACTCAAGTACTCTGTGGACATGAGTGTGACGATTGCGGTTGACATGTGGAACGCTTTTCCAGTCATGTACAAGCTGCCGTTAATGGGATTTGAGGAAGCCCACGTTATTGCTGGAGGATGCCATCCAGCTTACCTGGACTGGTTCGAGCGCCATTCGCACCCCCGTGTCCTTCCTGGCAGAGATGTTCCACGACGACATCCTCCCCGCAGCAACAACGATTAT TGGATGACACTGGTGACCACGAGGTACGAGCATTTCATCCAAAAAGTCAGCACGATTACCGGCCAACATAGACAGCACTGCGACTTTGACGGCATTCCGGAGTTGGAGACTGAGACGGAGGAGGCCAGCACGGATTTGGAGAGAATCATGGCCGCTTGGCGCATTGCTGACTGA
- the LOC126669499 gene encoding uncharacterized protein LOC126669499 yields MSGLSGEAKEIVRDMTAAQAKPCSIMAALKEKVPSDNPRIKQVYNYRETLRKSSFEGRDVVGQFYHMAQQNDYVHWTLAEEDTGVLTHIFMAHPDSVRLLRTYYWIIGMDSTYKTNKYKLPFLEIIGMTPCNKNFIIAYAIMKDETEGSYRWVLERLRCLIGEHIHPSAILTDRELGLMRPVSEVFPRSSHLLCTWHINKDVEDRVYRISGKNQEFAEIFKNSTWKKIIRAPSFDKYNIAVEHFRDRFKGFPGLIQYIEGTWLGHREKFVSCWTDLVLHFGNTTTCRVESAHAQLKQWLNSSTGALDTVWTKVDKVIQSQLIDIRKTLEDSRRTIGVHRRGFPFDKLSCRVSHYCLDLISKELRRMRELSTDVYDRCGCVVRSTHQIPCACELRAVVDSGNPISLDSIHPFWTKLVILGDGLDTSAQPDFAGFQTEEHQYFHEVAEEVMTKDPSVLRDISRIVRERLHPEDLGYMEPEVKTNVKGRPKGSKSTKRDPSRHEYKDRVPGRPKSSKAQKNRTSASAGLQNAEVIPGFLLPFVDELVDVRGDGNCGFRVVADHIYGDEKMWGMTRMNIANEISAHPYRYEGIFIDGLQAAITRISWEGGECGPSYWMQVLDDLFPIATIFNAAVIYIQGGTLQQTRFSSFTVLPLHSSEVHSRPSKEIVILYISGRAHFVRLNLQDNFPVPPIPTLWFQHRDHTVQSWHTLYANRREQWDSLIGMAD; encoded by the exons ATGAGTGGGCTGAGTGGCGAGGCCAAAGAAATTGTGCGAGATATGACTGCGGCACAAGCGAAGCCGTGTTCTATCATGGCagctttaaaagaaaaagtaccATCTGACAACCCTAGAATAAAGCAAGTGTACAACTATAGAGAGACTTTGAGAAAGTCTAGCTTTGAAGGTAGAGATGTGGTTGGGCAATTTTATCACATGGCTCAGCAAAATGATTATGTACACTGGACTCTTGCTGAGGAGGATACAGGTGTGTTGACCCATATTTTCATGGCTCATCCTGATTCAGTGAGACTACTTCGTACGTACTACTGGATCATCGGCATGGACTCCACGTACAAGACGAACAAGTACAAGCTGCCTTTTTTGGAGATTATTGGAATGACTCCTTGCAACAAGAacttcataattgcatatgcaattatgaaggATGAGACTGAAGGGAGCTACAGATGGGTATTGGAGAGACTgag GTGCTTGATTGGGGAACATATTCATCCGAGCGCTATTCTTACTGATCGAGAATTGGGGCTTATGAGACCAGTGTCAGAGGTTTTCCCACGTTCTTCTCATCTACTATGTACGTGGCACATAAATAAGGACGTAGAAGATAGAGTGTACAGAATTAGTGGGAAAAACCAAGAGTTTGCTGAAATTTTCAAGAATAGTACATGGAAGAAAATTATCAGAGCGCCaagttttgataaatataacaTAGCTGTGGAGCACTTCAGAGATcggtttaaaggttttccaggGTTGATACAGTACATTGAGGGGACTTGGCTGGGACACAGAGAGAAGTTCGTATCTTGCTGGACGGACTTAGTCCTACATTTTGGAAACACCACCACATGTAGAGTCGAGAGCGCACATGCTCAGCTTAAGCAGTGGCTCAACTCTAGCACCGGTGCTCTGGACACAGTCTGGACGAAGGTCGACAAAGTTATACAGTCGCAGCTGATAGATATCCG CAAAACACTTGAGGACTCCAGACGGACTATTGGCGTACATCGACGCGGTTTTCCATTTGACAAGCTCTCATGCAGAGTGTCGCATTACTGTCTGGATTTAATATCGAAAGAACTAAGGCGTATGCGAGAATTGAGTACCGATGTCTACGATCGCTGTGGTTGTGTGGTTAGATCAACACATCAGATCCCCTGTGCATGTGAGCTGCGAGCGGTGGTCGATTCAG GTAACCCGATCAGCCTTGACAGTATACACCCGTTTTGGACGAAACTTGTTATTCTCGGCGATGGGTTGGACACATCTGCGCAACCCGATTTTGCTGGTTTTCAGACTGAGGAACATCAGTATTTTCACGAGGTCGCCGAGGAGGTCATGACTAAGGATCCTTCAGTGTTGCGTGATATTTCTCGTATTGTTCGAGAGCGACTTCACCCCGAAGACTTAGGCTACATGGAACCAGAAGTTAAAACAAATGTCAAAGGTCGACCAAAGGGGAGCAAATCAACGAAGCGGGATCCGAGTCGTCATGAGTACAAGGACCGTGTACCTGGTCGTCCTAAATCTTCCAAAGCTCAGAAAAATCGTACATCCGCGTCAG CTGGTTTGCAAAATGCGGAGGTTATTCCAGGATTCCTTTTACCATTCGTTGACGAGCTTGTGGACGTGCGTGGAGACGGCAACTGTGGATTTCGCGTGGTGGCAGACCACATATATGGTGACGAGAAGATGTGGGGAATGACTAGAATGAACATTGCAAACGAAATCTCCGCCCACCCTTATCGATACGAGGGTATTTTCATTGATGGGTTGCAAGCGGCCATTACACGTATTAGCTGGGAAGGCGGAGAGTGTGGCCCTAGCTACTGGATGCAg GTATTGGATGACTTGTTCCCTATTGCCACTATCTTCAATGCAGCTGTTATTTACATACAAGGCGGGACGCTACAACAGACGCGGTTCTCTTCGTTTACTGTTCTGCCTTTGCATTCCTCTGAGGTTCACTCACGACCATCGAAGGAGATAGTGATATTGTATATTAGTGGACGCGCACATTTTGTTAGGTTGAATCTGCAGGATAATTTTCCTGTCCCACCAATTCCCACCCTGTGGTTCCAGCACAGGGACCATACTGTTCAGTCTTGGCATACTTTATATGCTAATAGGAGAGAGCAATGGGATAGTTTGATAGGTATGGCAGATTGA